A window of the Planktothrix tepida PCC 9214 genome harbors these coding sequences:
- the sufC gene encoding Fe-S cluster assembly ATPase SufC: MIKENSEIILSVKNLTANIDDKQILKGFNLEIKAGEIHAIMGLNGSGKSTFSKVLSGHPSYEVTGGEITFLGQNLLELEPEERALAGIFLAFQYPIEIPGVSNLDFLRVAYNAHQKYKGLEELDAFDFDELVREKLDIVKMRDEFLERSVNEGFSGGEKKRNEILQMALLEPKLAVLDETDSGLDIDALRIVANGVNQLANENNALLVITHYQRLLDYIVPDYVHVVSDGRIIKTGTKELALELEEKGYDDVVASAMVGV; encoded by the coding sequence ATGATTAAAGAGAACAGTGAAATTATTCTATCCGTTAAAAATTTAACGGCTAATATTGACGACAAACAAATCCTTAAGGGGTTTAATTTAGAAATCAAAGCCGGAGAAATCCACGCTATTATGGGTTTAAATGGTTCAGGGAAAAGTACCTTTTCTAAAGTTTTAAGCGGACATCCGAGCTACGAAGTCACTGGAGGGGAAATTACCTTTTTAGGTCAAAATTTATTAGAATTAGAACCTGAAGAACGCGCCTTAGCCGGAATTTTCTTGGCGTTTCAATATCCCATTGAAATTCCGGGAGTGAGTAATTTAGACTTTCTGAGAGTTGCTTATAATGCTCATCAAAAATATAAAGGATTAGAAGAATTAGATGCCTTTGATTTTGATGAATTAGTGCGGGAAAAATTAGACATTGTTAAAATGCGCGATGAATTTTTAGAACGCAGCGTTAATGAAGGATTCTCTGGGGGAGAGAAAAAACGCAATGAAATTTTACAAATGGCGTTATTAGAACCCAAATTAGCCGTTTTAGATGAAACAGATTCGGGTTTAGATATTGATGCGTTGCGAATTGTTGCCAATGGTGTTAATCAGTTAGCCAACGAAAATAACGCCTTGTTAGTGATTACCCATTATCAACGGTTACTCGATTATATTGTGCCGGATTATGTTCATGTTGTGTCCGATGGACGCATTATTAAA
- the sufB gene encoding Fe-S cluster assembly protein SufB yields MSASVKTLVNQPYKYGFVTDIESDTIPRGLSEDVVRLISAKKNEPEFMLNFRLRAYRQWLKMAEPTWPHVNYPPIDYQSIIYYSAPKVENKKASLEEVDPTLLETFEKLGIPLSEQKRLSNVAVDAVFDSVSIATTFKEKLAEDGVIFCSISEAVKEHPELVEKYLGSVVPVGDNFFAALNSAVFSDGSFVYIPKGVQCPMDLSTYFRINNGDSGQFERTLIIAEEESSVTYLEGCTAPMFDTNQLHAAVVELVALDNAEIKYSTVQNWYAGDEEGKGGIYNFVTKRGLCKGVNSKISWTQVETGSAITWKYPSCVLAGDNSVGEFYSVALTNNKQQADTGTKMIHIGKNTRSTIISKGISAGKSANSYRGLVKMGPKAEGARNYSQCDSMLIGDRAQANTFPYIQVENNSAKVEHEASTSKIGEDQLFYFAQRGISAEDAVSMMISGFCKDVFNKLPMEFAVEADKLLSLKLEGTVG; encoded by the coding sequence ATGAGTGCTTCCGTTAAAACCCTAGTCAACCAGCCGTATAAATACGGTTTTGTTACCGATATTGAGTCAGACACCATTCCCCGTGGACTCAGTGAGGATGTTGTCCGCCTGATTTCGGCTAAAAAAAATGAACCGGAATTTATGCTTAACTTCCGTCTACGAGCCTATCGACAATGGCTGAAGATGGCAGAACCCACTTGGCCCCACGTCAACTATCCGCCCATTGACTATCAATCTATTATCTACTATTCCGCTCCCAAAGTTGAAAACAAAAAAGCAAGTTTAGAAGAAGTTGACCCCACTTTATTAGAAACCTTTGAGAAATTAGGTATTCCTTTAAGCGAACAGAAGCGTCTTTCTAATGTAGCCGTTGATGCGGTTTTTGATAGTGTTTCCATTGCCACAACTTTTAAAGAAAAATTAGCTGAAGACGGGGTAATTTTCTGTTCCATTTCCGAAGCCGTTAAGGAACATCCTGAACTGGTGGAAAAATATTTAGGAAGTGTCGTTCCCGTTGGCGATAATTTCTTTGCTGCATTGAATTCTGCCGTTTTTAGTGATGGATCATTTGTTTATATTCCCAAAGGTGTCCAATGTCCGATGGATTTGTCTACCTATTTTCGGATTAATAACGGTGATTCTGGACAGTTTGAACGGACTTTAATTATTGCAGAAGAAGAAAGTTCTGTCACCTATTTAGAAGGCTGTACCGCCCCCATGTTTGATACCAATCAACTGCACGCCGCCGTTGTAGAATTAGTCGCGTTAGATAATGCGGAAATTAAATATTCTACGGTGCAAAATTGGTACGCTGGAGATGAAGAAGGCAAAGGCGGAATTTACAACTTTGTCACCAAACGGGGATTATGCAAAGGAGTGAATTCTAAGATTTCTTGGACACAGGTAGAAACGGGGTCTGCTATTACTTGGAAATATCCCAGTTGTGTGTTAGCTGGGGATAATTCAGTGGGTGAATTTTATTCCGTTGCGCTGACGAATAATAAACAACAAGCGGACACCGGAACCAAAATGATCCATATTGGGAAAAATACCCGCAGCACGATTATTTCTAAAGGAATTTCTGCTGGAAAATCCGCTAATAGTTATCGCGGGTTAGTGAAAATGGGGCCGAAAGCCGAAGGCGCGAGAAATTATTCTCAATGTGATTCTATGTTAATCGGAGATCGAGCCCAGGCGAATACGTTTCCCTATATTCAAGTGGAAAATAATAGCGCTAAAGTCGAGCATGAAGCCTCTACGTCTAAAATTGGAGAAGACCAGCTTTTCTATTTTGCACAACGGGGAATTTCTGCTGAAGATGCTGTCTCCATGATGATTAGCGGTTTCTGCAAAGATGTGTTCAATAAATTGCCGATGGAATTTGCCGTTGAAGCCGATAAATTATTGAGCTTGAAATTAGAAGGAACCGTTGGTTAA
- the sufR gene encoding iron-sulfur cluster biosynthesis transcriptional regulator SufR has translation MATTQQQSTKHDILQLLLKQGQATAQELAETLEISPQAIRRHLKDLELEGLIAYNSVQVGMGRPQHVYELTTQGRERFPNRYDEFAISFLDTLAQTVGHEQVSQILQKQWQRKAIEYRQKVGKGSLKERVEKLVELRKAEGYMAEWYLVESEQLDTPRERYILTEHNCAISNVAESFPSVCGHELEMFGAILEDCTVERTHWIVNGEHRCGYLIIGENREQGTGNREEKTDIISGFLQQSLS, from the coding sequence ATGGCCACCACTCAGCAGCAGTCCACAAAACACGATATTCTGCAACTCCTTCTCAAACAGGGACAGGCGACGGCCCAGGAGTTAGCGGAAACCCTTGAGATTAGTCCCCAAGCCATTCGTCGTCATCTCAAAGATTTGGAACTGGAGGGGTTAATTGCCTATAACTCGGTTCAGGTGGGGATGGGGCGACCTCAGCACGTTTATGAATTGACGACTCAAGGACGGGAACGTTTTCCGAACCGTTATGATGAGTTTGCGATTTCCTTTTTGGATACTTTAGCGCAAACCGTCGGACATGAACAGGTTAGTCAAATTTTACAGAAACAATGGCAGCGTAAAGCTATTGAATATCGACAAAAAGTTGGGAAGGGTTCGCTCAAAGAACGAGTGGAAAAATTAGTGGAATTGCGGAAAGCCGAAGGATATATGGCGGAGTGGTATTTGGTGGAGTCAGAACAACTGGATACTCCGCGAGAACGTTATATTTTAACGGAACATAATTGTGCCATTTCTAATGTGGCGGAATCATTTCCCAGTGTTTGTGGTCATGAATTAGAAATGTTTGGGGCAATTTTAGAAGATTGTACCGTAGAAAGAACCCATTGGATTGTGAATGGGGAACATCGGTGTGGGTATTTAATTATAGGAGAGAACAGGGAACAGGGAACAGGGAACAGGGAGGAAAAGACAGACATAATATCTGGTTTTCTGCAACAATCTTTGTCCTAA
- a CDS encoding plasmid stabilization system protein gives MLVLTPKFKRAFRKFVKRNAELQQRIEETLEQIREREIYHNLVCS, from the coding sequence ATGCTGGTTCTAACCCCAAAATTCAAACGGGCATTCCGCAAATTTGTAAAGCGAAACGCTGAACTCCAGCAACGCATTGAAGAAACCCTTGAGCAAATTAGAGAACGAGAAATTTATCACAACTTGGTGTGTAGTTAA
- a CDS encoding AbrB/MazE/SpoVT family DNA-binding domain-containing protein → MKTQLNQEGQITIPSKIRERLELKQGDEFLLIVTGNEIRLQPIKRKRLSEFRGVLPATQAYPGKTTIRQAVAQSLAQKSNQL, encoded by the coding sequence ATGAAAACACAACTTAATCAAGAGGGACAGATTACTATACCTTCTAAAATTCGTGAGCGTTTAGAACTGAAACAGGGAGATGAATTCCTATTAATTGTTACCGGAAATGAAATTAGGTTACAACCCATTAAAAGAAAACGGCTGAGTGAATTCCGAGGAGTTTTACCCGCCACTCAAGCTTATCCGGGTAAGACAACTATACGCCAAGCTGTAGCTCAATCTTTAGCTCAGAAATCTAATCAGTTATAA
- a CDS encoding PIN domain-containing protein, translated as MSNYWVDANILLRFITNDPLALAERAAKFLQKAEQGEITLKVSSIVVAEVVWVLISFYGYSRQQVADVLIGLLTSEGIILESSEQVITALDSMATANVDFVDAYLAEVARKENEFIASFDRDFKRLDIPYI; from the coding sequence ATGAGTAATTATTGGGTAGATGCCAATATTTTATTAAGGTTCATTACTAATGATCCTCTCGCTCTCGCTGAACGAGCTGCTAAATTTTTACAGAAAGCTGAACAAGGAGAAATTACACTCAAGGTATCTTCAATTGTTGTGGCTGAAGTGGTTTGGGTATTAATTTCTTTTTATGGTTATTCTCGACAACAAGTTGCAGATGTTTTGATAGGTTTGTTAACATCAGAGGGTATTATTCTTGAATCTAGTGAGCAAGTAATAACAGCCCTTGATAGTATGGCAACAGCAAATGTTGATTTTGTTGATGCTTATCTTGCAGAAGTAGCTCGTAAAGAAAATGAATTTATTGCTTCTTTTGATCGAGATTTCAAACGTTTAGATATACCTTATATATAG
- a CDS encoding IS630 family transposase, which yields MNGLQQAEKEGNKEIAELEILIESNLSARELKRAIAVRMALTGKIYREISQILGVSEFFIGYWKKVFKVKGIAGLKLGYKGSKGYLSIQQKTEVIEWLKNKKYWDLDELVIYVEQEFGVIYKSKQSYYKLFEQANISWKKSQKVNPKFSEEQVKKKREEINEMLSKQKTGIESGEVIVFFLDECHLLHGDVKGYVWGQSNLRIEVPITNEKERQTYFGALNYQSKRFHVQSYPSGDGKSTVEFIKYLQNQYKNKKIILIWDGATYHRFGEFRKFLSEINGDKEPDDFLITCILFAPNAPQQNPVEDIWLQAKNFLRKYWYLCKSFKIIKFLFEFFTKEHKFDFPKIHQYTYT from the coding sequence ATGAATGGCTTACAACAGGCAGAAAAAGAGGGGAACAAAGAAATAGCTGAATTAGAAATTTTAATTGAGAGTAATCTTTCGGCAAGAGAACTAAAACGAGCAATAGCTGTCAGGATGGCACTCACCGGTAAAATTTACCGTGAAATCAGCCAAATTTTAGGCGTAAGCGAATTTTTTATTGGGTATTGGAAAAAAGTTTTTAAAGTCAAAGGAATCGCCGGGTTAAAACTAGGATATAAAGGCTCAAAAGGGTATTTAAGTATTCAACAAAAAACAGAAGTAATTGAGTGGTTAAAGAATAAAAAGTATTGGGATTTAGATGAGTTAGTTATTTATGTGGAGCAAGAATTTGGGGTAATATATAAATCCAAACAAAGCTACTATAAACTGTTTGAGCAGGCAAATATTAGTTGGAAGAAGTCTCAGAAAGTGAATCCCAAATTTAGCGAAGAGCAGGTAAAAAAAAAGAGAGAAGAAATTAATGAGATGTTATCGAAACAAAAGACTGGCATAGAATCGGGGGAAGTAATAGTATTTTTTTTAGATGAATGTCATCTACTTCATGGAGATGTTAAGGGCTACGTTTGGGGTCAATCAAATCTAAGAATTGAAGTTCCAATTACCAATGAAAAAGAGCGACAAACTTATTTTGGAGCACTGAATTATCAAAGTAAAAGATTCCACGTTCAAAGTTACCCATCTGGGGATGGAAAATCAACAGTTGAATTTATAAAATACTTACAAAACCAATATAAAAACAAGAAAATTATCTTAATTTGGGATGGAGCCACCTATCATAGATTTGGAGAATTTAGAAAATTTTTATCAGAAATAAATGGGGATAAAGAACCTGATGATTTTTTAATTACTTGTATTTTATTTGCTCCTAATGCTCCGCAACAAAATCCGGTTGAAGATATTTGGTTACAAGCGAAAAACTTTTTGAGGAAGTATTGGTATTTATGCAAGTCGTTTAAGATTATCAAATTTTTGTTTGAGTTCTTTACCAAAGAACATAAATTTGATTTTCCCAAAATTCATCAGTATACTTATACATAG
- a CDS encoding alpha-amylase family glycosyl hydrolase, with product MTTPVEFSAPTNLSEVNLKPRGKVYPSPDDWRDQILYFLLPDRFSDGEESKRPLFDRHHPEDWKTLDKAAWMKAGTKFSGGTLKGIESKLDYLKELGITTLWIGPIWKQRCDLQTYHGYGIQNFLEIDPRFGTRQDLRDLVDAAHERGMYVLLDIIYNHTGNNWFYQDENGEHKDTLSYRYSPAHPVAGWRSQTGDCIDKPQSIEDGVWPQEFQNWDWYTRAGKIEHWDAAAWENVMHPDVEFRRGDFFDLKDLCLSKDEVLSAIIKVYQYWIALSDCDGFRIDTVELYQNRTAVHVNLPPAGMVILA from the coding sequence ATGACAACACCTGTGGAATTTTCAGCCCCAACAAACTTATCAGAAGTTAATTTAAAACCTCGTGGTAAAGTTTATCCCAGCCCTGACGACTGGCGCGATCAAATCTTGTATTTTCTGTTACCAGATCGCTTCAGTGATGGGGAAGAATCCAAACGCCCCCTGTTCGATCGCCATCATCCCGAAGACTGGAAAACCCTAGATAAAGCAGCTTGGATGAAAGCTGGAACCAAGTTTTCAGGGGGAACATTAAAAGGAATTGAAAGTAAATTAGATTACTTAAAAGAACTCGGTATAACTACCCTTTGGATCGGCCCAATTTGGAAACAACGGTGTGATTTACAAACCTATCATGGCTATGGAATTCAAAACTTTTTAGAAATAGATCCTCGGTTTGGAACTCGTCAAGATTTAAGAGATTTAGTTGATGCGGCCCATGAACGGGGAATGTACGTTTTACTCGATATTATTTATAATCACACCGGAAATAACTGGTTTTATCAAGACGAAAACGGTGAACACAAAGATACCCTTTCCTATCGCTATTCTCCGGCTCATCCGGTTGCTGGATGGCGTTCTCAAACTGGAGACTGTATTGATAAACCCCAGTCTATTGAAGATGGCGTTTGGCCGCAAGAATTTCAAAATTGGGACTGGTATACTCGCGCCGGAAAAATTGAACATTGGGACGCAGCTGCTTGGGAAAATGTCATGCACCCAGATGTTGAATTCCGCCGGGGTGACTTTTTTGATTTAAAAGATCTTTGCCTTTCAAAAGATGAAGTTTTATCCGCTATTATTAAGGTTTATCAATATTGGATTGCCTTAAGTGATTGTGATGGATTCCGTATTGATACCGTTGAACTGTATCAAAATCGAACCGCCGTTCATGTGAACTTACCCCCGGCGGGAATGGTAATTCTAGCGTAA
- a CDS encoding ribulose bisphosphate carboxylase small subunit, with protein sequence MSYYISPRFLDKLAVHITKNFLQLPGVRVPLILGIHGRKGEGKTFQCELVFEKMGFEPVMISGGELESPDAGDPARLIRLRYREASEQVKVRGQMCALFINDLDAGAGRFDSGTQYTVNTQLVNATLMNIADNPTNVQLPGSYDETPLHRIPIIVTGNDFSTLYAPLIRDGRMEKFYWEPTREERIGVLRGIFQTDELSQQDITQLVDTFPEQSIDFFSAVRSRIYDEQIRDFIHKQGVERISKRIVNSAEKAPEFQKPNFKLPHLIEMGQLMVAEQKRIQEMRLVEEYNQFRTFNSQFGASPIPQENRQQSLNPIPHNPYNPIMPPHSINSTGATVMQGDASGSTLVSGGKFVSTNLGIEVLEQIDQIISSGYRVGLEYADKRRFKTGSWNSCGLNGNQSEGDILRGIETCLTEHPQDYIRLLGIDPIAKRRVVEMIIQKPQ encoded by the coding sequence ATGTCTTATTATATTTCACCTCGCTTTCTCGATAAACTGGCTGTTCATATCACCAAAAATTTCTTACAATTACCTGGTGTCCGGGTTCCTCTAATATTAGGAATTCACGGACGCAAGGGAGAAGGAAAAACCTTTCAATGTGAATTAGTTTTTGAGAAAATGGGATTTGAACCCGTGATGATATCCGGTGGGGAATTAGAAAGTCCTGATGCGGGAGATCCGGCGCGATTAATTCGATTAAGATATCGGGAAGCCTCGGAACAAGTGAAAGTTCGGGGACAAATGTGTGCTTTATTTATTAATGATTTAGATGCGGGTGCTGGACGGTTTGATTCGGGTACTCAATATACCGTGAATACGCAATTAGTGAACGCTACATTAATGAATATTGCGGATAATCCCACTAATGTTCAATTACCGGGAAGTTATGATGAAACCCCCTTACATCGGATTCCCATTATTGTCACCGGAAATGATTTTTCCACATTATACGCGCCCTTAATTCGGGATGGACGCATGGAAAAATTTTATTGGGAACCTACAAGGGAGGAACGCATTGGCGTGTTACGGGGAATTTTCCAAACCGATGAATTATCCCAACAAGATATTACTCAATTAGTTGATACTTTCCCTGAACAATCCATTGACTTTTTTAGTGCTGTGCGATCGCGAATTTATGATGAACAAATTCGAGATTTTATTCATAAACAGGGAGTTGAACGTATTTCTAAACGGATTGTGAATAGTGCGGAAAAAGCTCCTGAATTCCAGAAACCCAACTTTAAACTACCCCATTTAATTGAAATGGGTCAACTGATGGTTGCGGAACAAAAACGGATTCAAGAAATGCGATTAGTCGAAGAATATAATCAATTTCGCACGTTTAATAGTCAATTTGGAGCTTCCCCCATTCCCCAAGAAAATCGTCAACAATCGTTAAATCCCATTCCTCATAACCCCTATAATCCCATTATGCCTCCCCATAGTATTAATAGTACAGGGGCAACCGTAATGCAAGGAGATGCCAGTGGCAGTACATTAGTGAGTGGGGGAAAATTCGTTAGTACAAATTTAGGGATTGAAGTCTTAGAACAAATTGATCAGATTATATCCAGTGGCTATCGGGTTGGATTAGAATACGCCGATAAACGACGGTTTAAAACCGGATCTTGGAATAGCTGCGGGTTAAATGGTAATCAATCAGAAGGAGATATTCTTCGAGGAATTGAAACTTGTTTAACGGAACATCCCCAAGATTATATTCGCTTACTGGGAATTGACCCCATTGCTAAACGGCGAGTTGTAGAAATGATTATTCAAAAACCCCAATAG
- a CDS encoding MarC family protein encodes MDTQLLSTFAASLFALLNPLGVLPVFISYTAKENKGVQKWLAVLLSLTVLGLLLLFLLTGSSLLQFFGITLDSFRIAGGILLLLIGINLVTGNMKGKVQDVAEQDNQSDLEEAKSVYRKIVIPLAMPLLVGPGVIANVILYANEIQANKDGFQIVELAAVCVFISSIVCAILLSGQWLQRILGNVGLSIATRILGLLVASIGVQFITSGLTSILVHQIAPQLRL; translated from the coding sequence ATGGATACACAACTTCTCAGTACATTTGCAGCTAGTTTATTTGCACTGCTCAATCCTTTGGGGGTTTTGCCCGTTTTTATCAGTTACACCGCTAAAGAAAACAAAGGGGTACAAAAATGGCTCGCAGTCTTACTTTCACTCACTGTATTAGGCTTGCTTCTGCTGTTTTTATTGACGGGATCGTCTCTCCTTCAGTTCTTTGGCATTACCTTAGATTCATTCCGAATTGCTGGGGGTATTTTGCTGTTACTAATTGGGATTAACTTGGTAACAGGTAATATGAAAGGTAAGGTGCAAGATGTTGCTGAACAGGACAATCAAAGTGATTTGGAAGAAGCGAAGTCTGTTTATAGAAAGATTGTGATTCCCTTGGCAATGCCCCTGCTGGTGGGGCCAGGTGTAATTGCCAATGTGATTCTCTATGCCAATGAAATTCAGGCTAACAAAGATGGATTTCAGATTGTTGAATTGGCTGCTGTTTGTGTCTTTATTTCATCTATTGTCTGTGCCATTTTGCTTTCAGGACAATGGTTGCAACGAATATTAGGTAATGTGGGGTTAAGTATTGCGACTCGGATTTTAGGCTTACTGGTTGCTTCTATTGGGGTGCAATTTATTACAAGTGGATTAACTAGCATTCTGGTTCATCAAATCGCCCCCCAACTCCGACTATGA